The following nucleotide sequence is from Longimicrobiales bacterium.
ACGGCAGAGGAGGTCGCCGAGTCGATTCGCTGGCTCCTGTCGGACGACGCCGGCTGGGTCACGGGACAGACGCTCGGCGTCGACGGGGGACTCAGCACTGTTCGCTCGGCATGACCCACCGCGTCGGAGTGATCGGCGCGGGACTATCTGGCCTCATGGCCGCCCGCACACTTCAACTCGCCGGCCTCGATGTTGTCGTCTTCGACAAAGGCCGGCGAGTCGGTGGACGCGCTAACACCCGAGAGCACAGTGACTATCGATTCGATCACGGAGCGCAGTTCTTCACCGTCCGAGACGAAGCGCTCGACCCTCACCTCCAGGGTTGGCTCCGCGAGGGCCTTGTTCAGGAGTGGGGTGGTCGGCTAGTGCGGATCGAAGGAGAGGCAATGTCACCTGCCAAGGAGGCGACCCGATACGTCGGGGTCCCGGGCATGATCAATCTCGCGCTTCATCTCGCGTCGACCCTCGACGTCCAAACCCTCGTCCGCATCGAGAAGGTTGATGCAAGCAGGAGCGGTTGGAAGTTCCTCGATACCGAGGCCGCGCTCAGGGGCGAATTCCAAAGCGTGGTCGTCGCGGTTCCGCCGGCTCAGGCGGTGCCACTGCTCTCGGGGGCTCCCGCGCTGCAGGAACAGGTAGGGCGCATCCATGTCGCCCCCTGCTGGGCCGTGATGCTCGCCTTTGATGAGCCGCTCCAGCTCGGCTTCGACGGTGCATTCATCACCGAGGGGCCTCTCTCGTGGATCGCCCGCGACTCGAGCAAGCCCGGTCGGCCGAAATCCGAATCCTGGGTCCTCCACGCCACGCCGGAGTGGACCCGCCGACATTGGGAGGTCGCCCGCTCAGAGGTACCACGCCTCATGCTGGATACGTTACGGAACCGATTCGGCACCCTACCCTCGCCGATCTTCGAACGGGCCCATCGCTGGGGCTACGCCCTTGCAGGGAAACCCCTTGGAGTTGGGTGGTCATACGATGATGCAGTAGGGATAGGGGTCTGCGGTGACTGGTGTATGGGAGGGCGCGTCGAAGAAGCGCTCCTGAGTGGTATGAACGTCGCGAAGCAGGTGCTAGAAAGGATTAGACGATCGCGCGCAGCCCCACGCTCGCCTCAGGATTAACCAGCAGCTGCCATCCCTGCGTCCCTGAAGCCTGAGTTGCGGGTTTCAGTGGGGAGGACTGAACCTGAGCGGGAAGAAGGTGGTCGATAGCACTCGAGGGGCGTTGGTGCATGGCTCTGAAGTCACGACGGATCCCCGGTACCCCCGGGGCCGTAGGCTCACCTGACTCGATAGATGTCGGGCATCCCGAGCCGGATCATCGTATTGAGGATGCTGCAAGCGATCTGAACTTCAGCTTGCTGCCCATCGAAGGTTCGACTTCGCATGCTACGGACGAGGATGGTCTTGTGAGGGGCTAGAGCCCTCTCAACTGGGCACCCCTGCGGCCTCCGGGGCCTCTCTAAAATTCCTCACTGGCGCTGAAACCCAGGAAATGCCGCTCTGATTCTTGGCGCTTGAGTAGGTGCTTTTTAACAAGCGGTTGCTACTGACCTCGTATAGCTGGATTGGCCAAGGCGATCCTACCAAGACAGGTCGTCACGGGACTGCGCCGGTTCAATCAACCGGGGCGATCCCCCACATGCTTTGCCTCTTGAGTGTGGGTCACCTGGACTGACCCCTAATGCTTCCGAATTAGGTGTCGTCGCCCTGTGACTTTTCCGCCGATGCGCTCGATCACGCTTGTGTGGGTGAACAGGTAGCGGAGAAGGGGTACATCGACGGCCGCCCTCCTGCTCGGTCAGAAGGGGCATGTCTTCGACTACACGTGATCTCTGATCCAGCCAGAGGTCGCGCACAGTTCTGGGACCGCGGGTAGGACCATTAATTAGAGACGGAGTCGTATCCGGTCACGACTGAGACACGTCTGCGTGAGGTCGCGATGTCGGATCAGCCGCAGGACATACCGGAGCGGTTGGGACCGTATCGACTCCACGAAGTCCTTTGGGCCTCTTTGTGTCCATTGGCATGGGCCTTGGCGAGGGTAGTTGGGCCCAGAACTGCCTCCTCGTGCCATGGGCGCAGGGGTGTTTGGGGGCCCATTCATGTGTCCATTGGGCTCGTTTTTGAGCCTTTGCAGCCCGGAAAATTCCGACATCGTCTTCCGGCAAGAACGGTAGATCGTGTTCCCCGCCTTGGGTTTACACGGTTTCTTGTCGGAAATCGGCTACTGCTGGCTCCGCTTTGCAAGCAGGAGGTCGCCAGTTCGATCCTGGCTGGCTCCACTGGTGAGTGTTGGATGAGTCGAAGGACGTCAAGTTACGAACCTTGGCGTTAGCCTTTTGGTGATGATCTGGGCTTCGACTGCACTACATCAGGTGCCCGCCCACACGGCGCTCGGGTGAGGGTTCGACACGCAGGCTCACAGGCGGCTCGTGGCCACCAACTGGATCCGCACCATCGCATGGGTCGCCCGAATACCGCTCGCGGCCAGTCTTGTCATCTCGGCCGGAACATCGCGACCTCGGCGGTAACCGACGCATGTTAACCCATTTGCATAGGCTGCCCAGAGCGACCCCAAGAACTACGGTGTCCCCTCATGGGTGGAGAAGGAATCGAGGTCTTCGACCTCCCTCCATTCCCTTCTTTTCGACGACTTCTACCCCTCGGCCAGGTCGCCTATCGTCCTGAGAGGATAACTCAGGGGGATTCAGCTCCAGCCATCGCCGCGCGGCCGGGCTCGGCCCAGTCCCATTGAGCGGGAAGTCCCCAGTCTTCGGCGATGCACCCGAATGTCGTCTCGGCGCTGAGAAGAACGCCCGGCACACCTGCCCCAGGGTGGGTCCCACCTCCGACGAGGTAGAGTGACTTCACGTCCTCACTACGATTCTGTGGGCGGAACCACGCTGTCTGCGTGAACTTGGGTTCGATCGCAAAGGCGTTGCCCCACGTCGCGTTCAGCTCTGACTCGAAGTCCTCAGGCGTGAATACGTGCTGGACCTCGATCTGTTCGCGCAGATCTTCCAAGCCCCACTCCTCGAGATAGTCGATGATGGTATCGGCGAACCGCTCCCGAATTTCGGACCAGTCGATGCCGGACTGCTGGTTCGCTACGGGAACGAGCACGTACATGCTCTCAGATCCCGGGGGAGCCATCTCCGGGTCGGTTCTCGTGGGTGCGTGCAGGTACATCGAGAAGTCTTCAGGTAGAATTTTTCGCCCGAAGATATCGTGGAGGAGATCCTTGTACCGCTCGGACAGGATCAGAGTGTGATGCTCGAGTTGCGGATACTGCCTCTTCGTTCCGAGGTACAGCAGGAAGCAACTCATGCTCCAATCGGTCGAGGCGAGCTTTCGATCCGACCATCGCTTCCGATCCTTCCGGTCGACGAGGGCGCCGTACGTATGCCCCGGGTCAGCATTGCTGACCACCAGGTCCGCCCGAAGTTCGCCCGACAGCGTGCGCACTCCGACCGCCCGTCCGTCCTCCACTACAATCTCCTCAACCTCTTCACCTGTGCGGACCTCGCCGCCTTGCTCAAGGAGCAGCCGTCCCAGCGCCTCGACCACGGAGTACATCCCACCCCTCGAGAACCAGACCCCACCTTCCCGTTCCAAGAACGGAATCATCAAATAGATCGACGGCGTCTTGAACGGATTCCCGCCGACGAAAAGCGGGTGGAATGAGTATATGAAGCGATGCCGGAAGTCCTTGAACCACCGGTTCACGAACGTCGTAACCGGAAGGAATGCCTTCAACTGTGCCATGCGGGGGAGAAAGCGGAGCATGGAGCCTAAGCTGTCGAATGGCTTCGAGCCCAGACGATCTCCGATTACCGCGTCATAGATCGGCCTGATCTCATTCATGAATCCGTCGAAGTTGGCCGCGTCCTCGGCATCGAAGCGTTCCATCTGCGCCTTCATGCGCTCAGAGTCGCCCACGTAGTCGATGTGCGTTCCATCATGGAAGTAGATCCGGTAGTACGGATCGAGCGGCATCAGATCGACGTAGTCGGTGAGGCTCCTGTCGGCTGCGGCGAAAATCGAGTCGATGATATGGGGGGCAGTGATCAGGCTGGGCCCCATATCGAAGGTGTATCCCTTGTCGCGCAGCTGATACGCGCGGCCACCGAGTGCGTCACGCTTTTCCAGCAAGGTGACATCCACACCTGAGGCCTGGAGCCGGTTCGCAATCGCCAGACCTCCGAAGCCCCCTCCGACTACGATCGCCGTTTTCAACTCACTCATGCCGTGATGCCTCCTTGCTGTCGAAAAAGCTGCGCCTGCCAGAGTCTCGGGCCATCAGGATCCCCTGTGCCCCCAGAAGCAACTTGCGACCGACCTTCGTATGCGCTCTGCGGTTCAAGTTGTCGTGGCCGTTACTACGAACCTCTTGCCCGATGCCCCGGTACGCTGCAGCCGCCGCGGCGACGGGCCGTCTGAAGAAGGTCGGGAGCTTGGCGATCCCCGGCTGAGCGCGCTGGTAATAGTCGTCCGCCAAGGCAAGCAATTCTTCGATAGCTGCTCGATAGTGCACGGGGACCGGGCCGCCGTCCGCCTGCCAGGTGCTAAGGTCAGCCGCGCAGAAGCCGTGGAGGCTCATGAGGGCATCGGGTAGGTAAACCCGGCCCCGCCTAAGGTCCTCGCCAACATCGCGGGCGATATTGGTGAGTTGGAGCGCGTGCCCGAGGGCATGCGCCTCGTCGAGCGTTTCGGGATCTCGGAGTCCGAAGAGCTGGGTCATCCAGCCGCCTACCGAGCCCGCCACCCCAAAGGTATAGCGTTCGAGAGCCGGCCAATCTTCGTAGCGACACTCGTCGAGATCCATCTCTACACCGTCGAGAAGCGCCTCGGGGTAGAGCCAATCGACCGACGCGAGAGCGGCCTCCGGCATGACGTAGTCGAGAACGGGAATTTCGATCCGATCCCCTTCGTAGGCCGCCCTGCTCAGAGCACGCCACAGATCGAGCCGCTCGCGGAGGACGTCGGAGGACGCGGGCACGATGGGGTCATCAATGAGATCATCGGTGACCCGGCAGTAGGCATACAGCCCTTCGACTTGCCGCGCCGGGGCAGCCGGAAAAAGGCGGGCGGCCAAGCTGAACGTCCGAGCATGCTGAGTGAAATAGGCGCGCCACTCACTTGCTTCACCCGCCTGCCGCGCGGTTTCGAATACGACTGCCTCTACTGAGGGCGCAGCACGTGCAGATGCGCCGGCCATCTTGGTGTTCGATTCCCTCTGTGCCGCGACCGCACTCTTGGTCGAAGAAACCCACCCGTTCAAGATGTCGCGCATCAGGCGCGGACACGCACCAAGCAGGACGGCCTCTGACAACAACTGGTTCCGGATGCCGTCGAGCGTGCCGATCGCGCGTTCAGCTGCCGACTGACCCTCGCCGGAGTGGCCGAAGATCGCTTCCTGCACTCGTTCATCCGGAAATCCAAAGTCGGTGATCTGAGCCTCGCCCAGAATCCACGTCCACTTTCCCTGACGATAGTCCTGCAGCGGTGGCTTCCCGCTATTCCCAGCGGAGCAGTAGTCGAGGAGATCATCGACCCGCTGGTAAAGCGACCCGATCCTGAGGCCGATCTCGCCGCGAGCGTCCTGGACACCGGATCCCGTCAACGCGGCCGCGAGGTAAGCCGATGCGCCGAGGAGCTCGCCTGACTTACTGCTGATGATCTCCGAGTAGGTCACCTCATCGCCCGTCGCCCCAACCGCGCGTGCCTGCCGGATCTCTCCAGCCACGGTTCGCTCTACCGCATGGATGAACCGTTCCAGAAAGTCGATCGAACCGGTCTTGAGAGCAGCCGAGTACGCTGCGGTAAGGAGATGGTCCCCTTGGACAAGGGCTGGCCCCACACCCTGCTCGGTGTGTAGCGTGGGCTGCCCCCGTCGCACTGCCGCTTCGTCGACAATATCGTCGTGAAGGAGAGACGCCTCATGCACCATCTGGATCGCGAGCGCTCCAAACCAGAATCGGCTATCAAGTTGATCGCGCGCCTCCGGTTGTACGAACGCATACGCAACGAGAGGTCGCAGGAGTTTTCCTTTCAGGGTGGGGGAAGGCAGACCGTCCGCCCGCAGCATCTCGGCCGCCGCCTCGAGTTCAATCCGCACGATGCGTGATGCCCCGACGACGTCCAAGGCGCCTGGGGTTGTCGTGAAACCTCCGAACGAAATCATGCTCTTGCGACCTTAGGTGGGAATGCCGCCGCGTGGTGCGTGGCGAGGTCGCGTGCCGCCAGCCGAAGGGTGATCCAGGCCGCTGCGCCAACGGCTGCAATCGTCACAATCACGCCCAACCAGAGGCCGGCAGCTACGAGCATTCCGAGGGGCATCGCGAGCATCGCGGCGTAGTACGTGCCCATCCATCGGACATCGAGCGCGAGCCAGTCAACGCGCGAGGAGGAGCGCTCGATCACCGCCATCAAGGCGAGTCCGGTCACGAACCAACCCACCAGATTCACGAGCGGCATGCCGTAATACGCGCCCGGGTCCTCCCACATCCAGTACGGCGTCAGGAAACTCATCGCCGGATCAAGGGCCAGGTCCCAGATGACCAGCCAGAGCGCCGCCAAAGCGACCCTGGCCAAGACCGGGGCGTGCGTCCCGAGCGCGTACCGTGCCAAGACCCAGGACGGCAGCGCCATAAGGAACCAGCTGACAGGAATGAGAAAGGGAACGCGGCCGCCGAGCTTCTGGCCGAGAAGACCGGTATACGCGTATCCGCCGAAAGGAACCCCATAGCCGGTCCCCATATGCTCGGCGCCAAAGCTCAACACATAGACGCTTACGAAGGGAAGCAGCCACGTCACGCCGAGCCTACGGGACAGAACGAAAAACAAAACCAAGGCCGCCAAAGCGATGTGGATTTGTGCAAAGAGCTGAAAGGAGATTGCGAAAAGCTTGAGACCGAACTCGGTCGGCGGAATGAGCTGGGGATGGAGGCCGTAGATCCCGTAACCGAGGACCGAAGCGACCGTGAAGCCAAACAGGACCCACAGTGCCGCCCTTTCGCCGAAAGCCCATCCGGTCGAATTGTTGCTCGCCATTCACTCCTCTCGTACCAAGATTGTACAATCACTGTATAGCTATTATCGTGCATTGTTGTTTATAATTGTACAATGCTTATACAACGTCAACCCGGAAGAGGTCACATGAGGAAGCAATCACGGGGTGCTCGCGCCACGATGGTCCGAGGAGCCACCGCCATAGCGATCGCCATGGCCGCATCGGCAGGTCCAACGGACGGCCAGACGAGCGGGACTGTCCCTCCACAGCATGACCTTGTTGTTTCGGTCACCGGCATCGAGTCGGTGGCGGGCGAGCTTCGGATCGCAGTCTTCGACTCAGCCGAGGAATTCGTGGACGAACCGCTCGCCTTCGCGGTGATCCCAGTAGAGATCACGACTGCGGAATGGAGCGTACGTCTGCCCGCCGGACGCTATGCCGTCGCCGTCATCCACGACGAAGACGCCAACGGTGAGCTGAACACGAATTTCCTGGGGATGCCGCGAGAACGATATGGGTTCTCAAACCAGGCACGGGGCACCTTCGGCGCACCCTCGTTCGAGGACGCCAGCTTCGAATTGGACGCCCTGACCGGACCTCGAGTCGTCGAGGTCCGATAGAATCTCCCCAGGCCGCCGCGACTCTCCGGCGACCCGGGGCGATTCGAGATATCAGTTGCCGCGCACCGCTCCAGCCGGAGCCATCAATAGCGATTCAACGAACGACTCGAGAAGTCTCGGTCGATAGGCGAACTGTGCAACGCTGGGAGGGGAGCGCCTGGTGGCCAGAGGTCTTATACGAGGCATCCAACCGCTGGCTCAGTGGTACTACAACCCGGATCGCCACAGCATGCCGTGACTCCGCGACCACCTCGCCCTCGGGGCATTCGCAGAACACGCAGCCTGCTTCACTTGGTTCAACAATGGCCGATGGGGCCCCCGGTCCGACCTCGGTCA
It contains:
- a CDS encoding FAD-dependent oxidoreductase codes for the protein MTHRVGVIGAGLSGLMAARTLQLAGLDVVVFDKGRRVGGRANTREHSDYRFDHGAQFFTVRDEALDPHLQGWLREGLVQEWGGRLVRIEGEAMSPAKEATRYVGVPGMINLALHLASTLDVQTLVRIEKVDASRSGWKFLDTEAALRGEFQSVVVAVPPAQAVPLLSGAPALQEQVGRIHVAPCWAVMLAFDEPLQLGFDGAFITEGPLSWIARDSSKPGRPKSESWVLHATPEWTRRHWEVARSEVPRLMLDTLRNRFGTLPSPIFERAHRWGYALAGKPLGVGWSYDDAVGIGVCGDWCMGGRVEEALLSGMNVAKQVLERIRRSRAAPRSPQD
- a CDS encoding DUF2141 domain-containing protein, with the translated sequence MRKQSRGARATMVRGATAIAIAMAASAGPTDGQTSGTVPPQHDLVVSVTGIESVAGELRIAVFDSAEEFVDEPLAFAVIPVEITTAEWSVRLPAGRYAVAVIHDEDANGELNTNFLGMPRERYGFSNQARGTFGAPSFEDASFELDALTGPRVVEVR
- a CDS encoding carotenoid biosynthesis protein translates to MASNNSTGWAFGERAALWVLFGFTVASVLGYGIYGLHPQLIPPTEFGLKLFAISFQLFAQIHIALAALVLFFVLSRRLGVTWLLPFVSVYVLSFGAEHMGTGYGVPFGGYAYTGLLGQKLGGRVPFLIPVSWFLMALPSWVLARYALGTHAPVLARVALAALWLVIWDLALDPAMSFLTPYWMWEDPGAYYGMPLVNLVGWFVTGLALMAVIERSSSRVDWLALDVRWMGTYYAAMLAMPLGMLVAAGLWLGVIVTIAAVGAAAWITLRLAARDLATHHAAAFPPKVARA
- a CDS encoding squalene/phytoene synthase family protein, with product MISFGGFTTTPGALDVVGASRIVRIELEAAAEMLRADGLPSPTLKGKLLRPLVAYAFVQPEARDQLDSRFWFGALAIQMVHEASLLHDDIVDEAAVRRGQPTLHTEQGVGPALVQGDHLLTAAYSAALKTGSIDFLERFIHAVERTVAGEIRQARAVGATGDEVTYSEIISSKSGELLGASAYLAAALTGSGVQDARGEIGLRIGSLYQRVDDLLDYCSAGNSGKPPLQDYRQGKWTWILGEAQITDFGFPDERVQEAIFGHSGEGQSAAERAIGTLDGIRNQLLSEAVLLGACPRLMRDILNGWVSSTKSAVAAQRESNTKMAGASARAAPSVEAVVFETARQAGEASEWRAYFTQHARTFSLAARLFPAAPARQVEGLYAYCRVTDDLIDDPIVPASSDVLRERLDLWRALSRAAYEGDRIEIPVLDYVMPEAALASVDWLYPEALLDGVEMDLDECRYEDWPALERYTFGVAGSVGGWMTQLFGLRDPETLDEAHALGHALQLTNIARDVGEDLRRGRVYLPDALMSLHGFCAADLSTWQADGGPVPVHYRAAIEELLALADDYYQRAQPGIAKLPTFFRRPVAAAAAAYRGIGQEVRSNGHDNLNRRAHTKVGRKLLLGAQGILMARDSGRRSFFDSKEASRHE
- the crtI gene encoding phytoene desaturase family protein, whose product is MSELKTAIVVGGGFGGLAIANRLQASGVDVTLLEKRDALGGRAYQLRDKGYTFDMGPSLITAPHIIDSIFAAADRSLTDYVDLMPLDPYYRIYFHDGTHIDYVGDSERMKAQMERFDAEDAANFDGFMNEIRPIYDAVIGDRLGSKPFDSLGSMLRFLPRMAQLKAFLPVTTFVNRWFKDFRHRFIYSFHPLFVGGNPFKTPSIYLMIPFLEREGGVWFSRGGMYSVVEALGRLLLEQGGEVRTGEEVEEIVVEDGRAVGVRTLSGELRADLVVSNADPGHTYGALVDRKDRKRWSDRKLASTDWSMSCFLLYLGTKRQYPQLEHHTLILSERYKDLLHDIFGRKILPEDFSMYLHAPTRTDPEMAPPGSESMYVLVPVANQQSGIDWSEIRERFADTIIDYLEEWGLEDLREQIEVQHVFTPEDFESELNATWGNAFAIEPKFTQTAWFRPQNRSEDVKSLYLVGGGTHPGAGVPGVLLSAETTFGCIAEDWGLPAQWDWAEPGRAAMAGAESP